One segment of Rhodothermus bifroesti DNA contains the following:
- a CDS encoding GH3 family domain-containing protein: protein MLPYRLLAFLPLLRRIRRFMHDPVGTQERVLRRLLQRAAHTEWGQRYGFAELARARDVVRAYQERVPLHTYADLRADVERMRQGMTDICWPGRIRYFAVSSGTASSGTLLPVSREMLWANRRFSLSVGLHYLIQSQRGAFLRGRHLSLPGRVDEDAQHPGTWVGEISALVFLHAPWYLRWGYQAVPEQLLQHPNWEAKLRAIAARAVTQDVRLVVMAPTWALVLFSMLLEEARRQGRPATTIGALWPHLQVFISGGVALSSYRTLIEEYVGLPTLDFVETYGASEGFFAFQSSNDDPALLLHLDNGIFYEFVPIDALHTTNPPRHTVATLEPGVRYALYVTTCSGLWSYSVRDVVRFTQTRPPKLLVAGRTSEMLDLYGEAVFGEEAQAALEEACRQTQARVRTYHIAPKPATRNQPPTHQWLIEFEHPPQQLADFARCIDTYLQRVNRHYQIRREAGAFALPEVVALPPGAFYSWLRQHRSRLSGQTKVPRMQPDRSLADALLAQSQRWATSAETFPNSSA from the coding sequence ATGTTGCCGTATCGCCTTCTTGCGTTCTTACCTTTACTACGCCGGATTCGGCGTTTTATGCACGATCCGGTGGGCACCCAAGAGCGGGTGCTGCGACGCTTGCTGCAGCGCGCAGCACACACCGAATGGGGCCAGCGCTACGGATTTGCTGAGCTAGCCCGGGCTCGCGACGTAGTGCGTGCCTATCAGGAACGCGTGCCGCTCCACACCTACGCTGATCTGCGTGCCGACGTAGAGCGCATGCGACAAGGAATGACCGATATTTGCTGGCCTGGACGCATACGCTACTTTGCCGTTTCTAGTGGCACGGCTTCTTCCGGAACGCTCCTTCCCGTGAGCCGAGAAATGCTTTGGGCTAACCGCCGCTTTAGCCTTAGCGTGGGCCTGCACTATTTGATACAATCCCAAAGAGGCGCTTTTCTACGGGGGCGCCATCTTTCGCTGCCGGGTCGTGTCGACGAAGATGCCCAACATCCGGGCACTTGGGTGGGCGAAATCAGCGCGCTGGTCTTCCTTCATGCTCCATGGTACCTCCGCTGGGGGTATCAAGCTGTACCAGAGCAGCTCCTGCAGCATCCAAACTGGGAAGCCAAGCTGCGTGCTATTGCAGCACGCGCAGTAACCCAAGATGTACGTCTCGTCGTTATGGCCCCTACCTGGGCCTTGGTGCTTTTTTCGATGCTCCTGGAGGAAGCCCGGCGCCAAGGTCGGCCAGCTACAACCATTGGAGCGCTCTGGCCCCACCTGCAAGTGTTCATCTCAGGAGGTGTAGCCCTAAGCTCCTACCGCACGCTGATCGAGGAGTACGTGGGCCTACCGACGCTTGATTTTGTCGAAACCTATGGGGCTTCGGAGGGCTTTTTTGCGTTTCAGTCGTCAAATGACGATCCAGCCCTGCTCCTTCATCTGGATAACGGTATTTTTTACGAATTTGTCCCCATCGATGCGCTGCATACCACAAATCCGCCCCGCCATACGGTGGCTACCCTTGAGCCCGGTGTACGGTATGCGCTTTACGTGACTACCTGTAGCGGACTGTGGAGCTACAGCGTGCGGGACGTGGTGCGCTTTACGCAAACCCGCCCCCCGAAGCTCTTGGTTGCTGGAAGAACAAGCGAGATGCTAGACCTCTACGGCGAAGCGGTCTTTGGTGAAGAAGCCCAAGCGGCCCTAGAAGAAGCGTGCCGCCAAACCCAAGCCCGCGTGCGCACCTACCACATTGCTCCCAAGCCCGCCACCCGCAATCAGCCGCCCACGCACCAGTGGCTTATCGAATTTGAACATCCCCCCCAGCAGCTTGCCGATTTCGCCCGATGCATCGATACCTACCTGCAGCGCGTTAATCGACATTACCAGATTCGCCGCGAAGCTGGCGCCTTTGCCCTGCCTGAGGTGGTCGCCCTGCCCCCAGGCGCATTTTACAGCTGGCTCCGCCAACACCGCTCCCGGCTCAGCGGCCAAACGAAAGTGCCGCGCA